The segment CCCAGCTGCTCTCCCCTCTCGCAGGAAAACGCCAAGAACGAGGAGATCCTGAATTGCCTGAAGTACGTCCGACCAGGCGGCGGGTTCGAGCCCAACTTCATGCTCTTCGAAAAGTGCGAGGTGAATGGCGAGAAGGCGCATCCGCTCTTCGCCTTCCTTCGGGAGGTTCTGCCCACGCCAAGTGACGACGCCACTGCTCTAATGACCGACCCTAAGTTCATCACCTGGTCCCCGGTGTGCCGCAACGACGTCTCCTGGAACTTCGAGAAGTTCCTGGTGGGCCCAGACGGTGTGCCCGTGCGCAGGTACAGCCGCCGCTTTCTGACCATCGACATCGAGCCTGACATTGAAACCCTGCTGTCCCAGGGGGCCTCTGCCTAGGGTGCCCCTCCCACCCTTGCTGCTTGGCGGTCAGCGCTGCTCTCCAGGGATTTTGCCCATGAAGGTGTTCCCTCTAAACCTACGTGGAGGAATGCCTGAtgtccaggaaaatcccctgaggtGGGCGCTGGTCCTATCCATCCCAGCCTCCCCTTTCCCAGACCACAGCTTCTAATGAATAAAGTGCCAGATGTGAgcagaactgtgtgtgtgtgtgtcctgtgtcATTGTCAGCGGGGGACACCTTTCCTACTAATCTCATTGTCCTAGGGCTGGGAGCTTAAGCCCCCATTTCTTAGCTGGCCTTACCTAGCCAAACATGAATATTCCAACACTGTCTGCAGTGGAATCCACTCTTTCCTTTGTGGGAATCCAGGCTCCTCTCCCAGTGTTTCTCCCTCTGCCAGGACATTCAGCAGGGCCATCCTGAGGCCCTGTTACAAAagaaagtctttatttaaaaaagaggaagatgAGTCAAGGGCTGAAACTGCCTAACCTCCTCCCTGGAGTTATGCCTCTCCTTTCTGAGTATCTGTTCAGCTCAAAATGACCTTCACAAATAACACCCTGGGCTCCCATTCACATTTGTTTAGTTTGTGGCCTTATAACTGCAGAGCCAGCCCAAACTGGCCCTCCTCTGTTGATACCAAGATAGTGAGTTGTTCTTCAGAGACAACAGAACAAAACCACAAATGCAGCCCAGAGCATGTGCAGAGGAGAAAAATTTTAACCTCTAATAATGCCTGAAATCAAAGTTTCTCCACCTCCACCCCTCCTCCCTGACATAGAATCAAAAGAACCTGGACATAACCATAACCTGAacactttgaaaagtgaaaggtcCATTGTCCAGGAAGACCATACCTTAAATGGCCAAGTTCTAATGCCCGCCAATCAAAACCTGCCACACTAGCGCTTCTGCATACTAACCCATCCTCCCCTAACTCAATaaagtttgatcaaactccagattcagttcagttcagtggtgtccagctctttgcgaccccatggactgcagcatgctgggcctctctgtccatcaccaactgccagagtttactcaaactcatgtccatcgagttggtcatgccatccagccatctcatcctctatcatcccctgctcttcccaccttcaatctttcccagcatcagggtcttttccagtgagtcagttctttgcatcaggtgaccaaagtattggagtttcagcttcagcatcagtccttccaatgaatattcaggactgatttcctttaggatggactggttggatctccttgcagtccaagggactctcaagagtcttctccaacaccacagtttaaaagcatcaattctgcgctcagctttctttatagtccaactctcatatccatacatgactactggaaaaaccatagctttgactagacggacctttgttgacaaggtaatgtctctgctttttaatatgctgtctaggttggtcataacttttcttcaaggagtaagcatcttttaatttcatggctacagtcatcatttgcagtgattttggattagGGACACGGATTTGAGTCTTGCCTCCTGAGTCCTTGCCCATTGACCTCCCAGGTAAGGTCACCTCCCAGTAAAACTCTTCTTCTGGATGCCAGAGACTTCCCCAGtgtttcagtggctaagactccaagctcccaactTGGGGGCCAGTGtacagtctctggtcagggaactagaacccaggtgctgcaactaaggatcccatgtgccacaactaagatctagTGCAGACATAAAAGAAGTAGGTGCTTCTATGCCCATCAGGCAGCCAGTCCTGTTTTTGGTAATAGCTTCTCCAGGTATTAGGACCATATAAGTCTACTCTACACAGTTGGCAGCTCATGTGACATAACTTTCCCCAGAACACTGCTAGATCTTTGCATAGGTCTACCCAGCGCTTCTGTCTGCTCTGAAGCTGTGCTTACTGGTTGCTGCCGCTCAGGTAGTCAACAGAGTACACAGTTGGTTGCTCTGACCCTGCCAGGCAGTTGCAATTTCAAAGCCAGGCTCAGGACCAGGCATATCTTGGAGGCCAGCTGCCATTTCCCAGGTGTGGCTCAGTTCCAGCCCCTCCATCTGTGGTCCTTGCTGTCAGTAATCTCTTGAGACAGACAGATCTGGAGCCACTTCCTATCACTGTACAAGGGACTCTGCAGGGGTGTACACAGTGAAGCTGCTTCtatattgttttcaatttttttttttttaaatacggACCGCTTCTCGAATTTGTATGTCATCCTTGCACAGAGGTCATGCTAATCTCTTATCACTGCAATTGGAGTATATCTGCTCCCGAAGTGAGCATTGCAATGAAGCTTCCGTTTGGACAGACAAGCACCCAGATACTTCGTTATCACTCCAGAATGTAGTCCAGAGATTCTGGGGTCCCAGTCTTCATGGTCACATCAGTGACTCAAGTCCCTGCTGTGTTGGAATCAACTCTGAAGAACTTCTCTTCCAACCCTAAGCAGAAAGCTTTGCTGCTGTTCTCCCCCTCCGTCTGCCCTTAGTTCATTAAGGGCAGTAACTGTTCTGGCTTCCTCTCCCTTCATCATCAATGGGCCTATCACCTCCCTCTGGCTTCAAGGCCTCTCcacctcagcttttttttttcactttttggctgCTCCAcatagcgtgtgggatcttagttgcccaacctgggatggaacctgcgttcctggcattggaagcacggagtcttcaCCACTaaactgctagggaagtcccctccacCTCAGCTTTTGAGTCCCCTCTGAGGTGACCAAAGGCGAAGTTCCGTTGCCCATTCAGACCCCACCCTATCTGTGCCCCTTTAGGAACCAAGACTCGATGACATCTGTGAGTGACTTGTCTCACCCCAGAGGGTGAGAGTCTGGGTGCCCAGTGACTCACCCCTCATCAcccacttttttttcttcttcagtttatGCCTTGAGCTCTAAGAGAAAGGAACTTCTGAGATCCCCCCCATGTAGCTGACGCTGGCTGGTGACTACTCCTCCTCAGACTTGGAAGTTGCCCGCCTCCTTTAACTGTCTTTTCAAACTCTCTTTTTCAGGAAGACTCAGTTTAAAGCCCCACTAAGGGTTCATCTTTCTTCGCATAAACTAGACCTCTTCCCCGAAAACACACACCACCCTACTGCTACTGGCTGGGACCTGCACCCACTCCACCCCATTGTGAATCAGCAGCTCGAATTAACAAGTAAAAGGGAAGGAATCCCAGCGAGTCTGCCTGAGGTGGAGCAGGCAGCAGAACTGAGTCCACAGGTCTTCCGAGAAGGGCTGGGCCCTGCTGTTACGCAACAGGTTCAGAAGCCTCCATTTCAGAAGCTCTTCCAGAAAGGCTAGTTTAAACTTTTTCTAAACATTAAATCCGGTAAATCACGTATGTGTATATTGCACCATTACGTACAGAGTAAATAGTTTAAATAGTAAATAGTTTACAGATTTATTTGTCAACTATACCCCAGCAAAGCTGAAAAAACAATATCTGATACAACCCATTTGGTCAGGCCCTTCTTGCACAATTAGCCCTTTATCAGATGACTTCCTTCTTCGGTCTCCATGGAGTTTAATGGACAACACTTAAAACAAGTTTATTTTCAGAGAGGCATTCCTGGCCTGATCAATCTTTTCtcgtattttatttttttttggggggggggcgcaccctgcagcatgcaggatcttagttcccagattaggggtccaacctgtgtcccctgaattggaagcacagagtcttaaccactggaccaccagggaagtccctctcataAGTTTTAACTTTGGGGTAATACTGAGTGAAAAATACTGGCTAACAATTTCCCCAGGAGAAATAAATCCATCCATGGCATGGATTTATAAAGACTGGACAGGGATCCAGGTCAGAGTACTCCAAATTTGGCAGGTTTTTGTTACTATGGTCACCAAATAGGCTGGAAGAGCGTGCTTTCATAGAGGTGTGATGCACCTGTGCTGGCACTAAAATAAAACCCAGCTGGCGCTGCTCAATAAGTTACTGGGCATCGGGAACTGCTGGACCGGGAAGTGGGAGCTCAGATGAGAGAGGTTCTTGCCCGAGGAGTGAGGGCTCATGGGCCCTGGCCCTGAGGGTAATAGGGAAGCCGACTTGAGATCGGACATCCTTCAGCTTTGACCTACCCAAGAGCTCAACTCCAGACCTGTCAcgtgaaaaagcaaaaacaaaatcacCAGCGAGGTgggttgccggggtccagccccagctgatccagggtattcgaaggagagacggcgtaggcgagggtcagggaacaactgcttaattaaacgttaattaaggatataaagagtaatagaatgaggatagctcagtaggaaaattcagtggagaaaagaggctgagtagcttggtttacgcgggggaccaataaaacttcaagacaagaagcttgcaccacttacgtaggccgcaggcgtccttccgttctcccgaaggagaggagacactgaggcctccccggtcggatcttagaagcccaggcataattagtaagcatggtgggttccgcgctccagatggagactcaaccagagtgagagagagagagacatggggagaccagtctttcgaggaactgatcccaattctttattttccatggtctacttttatacactgagatgttatgcaaaagtcacgcggggtcagcagtcctgacttttatcaaagtcaggtgcttcatacaaatgtatacagaggtcttaggggtgttacatcatcttctggccagggggcctgctgacaatttacgaccctctccttgtgacagcggtcagtcaaccaggacacttatttctccaggggtgattattcttaaaacagacgccacccaaataaagttacattcctatagggtgagggtgtattgggttttagttaaggaaagaatttacttagcctaaggtctaacgtgatttatatcaaaggttaatacttatttcttctatatattcattaatgtgtgtaagggcaggggatgtggagacttagcagtaaacattggctcaacaaatgaaaaacccttcaccaatacaatttctaatcagcccattacacttatactaataattttctaacttttctaaagaacctgtttttagaaggtttaaagcatctcgtgcctctcacggttgggaggctgtgagcaatcacatgtggccggacaagcctgtcaggcaggctagagagccttcagaggagtttgtaggttaaaacactcctatcacgcccaggaattattattaactggagctcgaagttaactccttctccgaaagaggtggtgggggacagccccccgtaaagccagaggtgtaggtgagagcacaaagtagtaaagtaggcaggctctggttatgggggtagatgctcgaggatttccagggggactcctgagactcgatcccgcctttgcgtatgtcaagcctccttcctcatgacctttgccatgggcggagtgcctcacgccggcccccaacagtgGGTCACTTGGTGGTGGGCATTCTGTAAGTTGCATCCAGGATTGAAACTGACAGGACATGACCGTGATGTTCTGGGCAGAGGTCCAGCAGCCTTGCCATCATTCATCCTGAAGATAGAAATCCTATTCCCAGCACCCCTGCCAGGTCTAGGGTAGCAGTGGCCAGCAAGGCCAAGACAGGAGACCCAAGAACAGGCTCACTTAATCCAACTGCCTAGGGTCAGGCAGTATCCAGGCACACATGCAGCCCACCTTGGATGGCGTCCTACAGTCCTGAGTATCTGTTGCCCCGGCCTCTGTCCCCAGCTTGTGACTGTGCCTGGGTACCTGTGTATGAATCTAAAGAAGCCCtggtctgggacttccctagcggtctctagtggttaagactctgttgtTCCAATGCAGGCGGTGTAGGTTCGATCCATCACTGAtcagagaattaagatcccacatgccccaaggcatggttcaaaaaataaataaaataaaacagcctATTCCTAAGCtctctaaaaaatttaaaaaaatgaaaaataaagaagcccTGGCCCCTGAGGATTTCTTGGCAGACTCACTATGCATCCTCAGAGGCCAGGAGGGATGTTAAGCATACCTTTGTTTCCTACACCAGTTGCTTATGTTACATTATTTTCTTCCTAGGCAAGTGTCTACAGCATCACCCTTCATGTTCCCCTAGCACTTTTTCCCCCCCTGGCACTTTTATCACACAATGCACTATAATTACACGTGAAAACATCTTCCCCAGCCATGATGGCTGTGAACCCCTGGAGGGTAGGGGCTGTTAGTACATAATAGACTATtactcaaaggaaaaaatgacTACTATCTGGataattctttcattcattcacccaagaAATGCCTACTGAGAATTTGCTCTGTGCAAAGGGCAAACACACACAATTAATACCTAAATACTTTTTTAAGGTTCAGATATTGATGGTAACAGAAttcaagcaggaagagaaggcactGCCACACCCAGGCCCAGGGGTGCAACACCTCCCTCGCCCAATCAGGGCTGCCTATTGACAGGAGCATAACCAGAATGGAATCTGTGCAACAGCATGAGTCTCCAACATGGGAAAAAATGACCCCACATCCTCTCTGTGAGATTCCTTCAGTTTTTTGCCTCTGTTACCTTCCTTGgtgtatgtgttcagttgctcagttgtgtccagcgatttgtgacccccatggactgtagcccaccaagctcctcttcccatggaattttccaggcaagaatactgaagggggttaccatttcctcttccaggggatcctcccaacccagggatggaacccatgtctcccacatctcctgtactggcaggcatatcctttaccactgagccaccctgaAAACATCACCCTCCCCCATTAAATCAACCCCTTATACCACAGAGGTGATAGTGTCACAGATAAGACATTTAATTCTTCTAAAATGTATCTCTAGagcctttctctttttcactgtCCCCAGGCAAGCTAAAAAAGCACAGGCAACgaggaaacaaaaaatatttctctcCTGATGCCACCTCTAATCAAAAGGTGCTCAATATTTGTGAATACAGCCACACGTGCTCTGTGACTGCTAGGCAGGTGTAGACCAAGGGTGACTGGGGAGTAGGTTTAGAGTAAGCCATAGCACCAGCCAAGGAAAGAACTTTATGATTTGAAACCAAATAAAGCTTAAAGTTTACACACCCAGACATTACAAACCCTCAATTAGATCATCCCCATCCAAGATCGCGGGTATGTAACCAGTCAGTCAGGCCTGTTCCCTCTAGTTCCCTTTCCTGCTTTCCTTCCTGTTGTTGTGCTCCAAGGTCCCATGGCAATGGGTGAGTTGTTCTGTTCTGAGGTTTGGTTACCGGGCCAACAGAGGGGCCTACCAAGCCTATACCCCTCCCCTAGGGGAAACAGCCCAACAGAGAATCCAGTCCTGGGGCCAGGGTGTGTCCTGAGTTGAATTACTCAACTTCTTTCCTCCCAAATCCGTGGGTCACTCCCACAATAGCAGGAACATGCACGCAAATGTTCATGGTTTCTAGTTCTGTTTTTAACGTGTAATAATCAAACGCACTATGAAAGTTTGAAAACTTTAGAAATAATGGTGATCTTCTGATTATGAAGTGTCACTTTATTCCCTGCATTTTAACTTACAACACTTGGTTATTTGAACATAAATTTTTAGGAACTACTCATAAttagtgtactttttttttttttttacagctattGAATAGCATTGAAGAGATCCAGGCTCAAAAAAGATTTtccaaagttttcatttttataattaggTTTTGTCCCCCTTTCTAGTGGTGCTGACTTGTCCTACTTCCTTAAGAATCTGACCCATGCCATAAATGGTATAGGAGGAACTGCtaaaaaaggaagagggaagCAGACACTGTAATGTAGGTTCAGTCATGCCCATTAACCCAGCTTTCATTTTCCATAAATAGGACTAAAGCAGTGGTTCTGGTTCGATCAcaattttaacaatttaaaagaaCTTCCATAGACGGGCACTTGGGGGTGTCAGGATCGAGATGTAGAATTATCATTTGATGGTAACTCTTATGCACATAAGATTAACTGCTATGTAGTTATTcaaggcatttttttaaattattatttatttatttggctgctatgggtcttagttgtggcatgtggcatgtagttccctgattagggactgaacctggtccccctgcattgggagttcaaagtcttaaccacgggaccacaaaggaagtccccCAAGGCAGTTTTAATTCCAAATTACCTTGCCCCACTATCTACCCAGCTGCCAAGAGGCCTCTGTTAGGAGATAGTGCTTAATATATTAATTTCAATTAGCCAAAACTCAACCTAAAAAAGGTAGTAAATCTGTTCAAATGACCTACCTCAACTTCACCAGGCCAGTTTTTTCTTCTGcacctgttttttctctttcctcacagACATCTTTCCAAAGGGTTCTTAGTAGGTCTGTGGGCTGTACCTCTGTGTAAAGTACCCTCAGCTATTTCTGTTCTCAAACCTCCTACAATATCTGTATGCAGGATACATGGGACCAGCCTCCCTTCTAGCCAGAGATCTCAGGCCCTTTCAGTAGTCTGTGTCCAGCTCAACTGGCCTAATCTTCACTCTATGAGTTTCCCTGCTTGTTCCAGAAATTTCCTTTAACCCCTTTAGTCTCCTCTCCTTTAACATGCACCATCATTTCTATGCTTTTAAGATCACACTCAAAAGGTACTCAAGTGAAACGCTCCGTTTCACAGCTCGGGGTCTACAGTCTTTGATTTATACCCTTTACTGGTGGTTATCACACACTACTTGACTTGGTGCTGGGCTTTTGTGGACTCGCTCCTCTTCTCTATTAGACTGGGTAAAGCAGGGGTCTTCATCCTCTGCGATCTAATGTCTGACCGTCTGAGGTGGAGCTGGTGTAAAAACAATAAAGGGCACAAGAAATGTAATGCGCTTGAATCTTCCCCAAAGCCACCCAACACTCCGCCCCCCACCTCAAGAAAACAGTTCTTCCACGAGATAGGCCCCTGGTGCATAAAAAAATggggatctggagaaggaaatggcaacccactgcagtattcttgcctggaaaagtccatggacagaggagcttgacgggctgcagtccatggggttacatgactgagcctgtgtgcatgagggtggagggtgatgggttggtagcaataaactggtagaactaaaaaaaaaaaaaaaaaaatggggattaCTGGATAAGGGCAGGTACTGAGTCATAGTTGTCTAATTtttctgagggcaggaggtgCTAGACACATATAGTCTAGCCCTCCAGAAGGAGGGCTGTGTTTCTTGTAGGCACGGTCGAGTGGGAGCCATAAGGTGTTCAGGCTATTGTACTTTGTTGCAACAACAAAGCAGCAGCCTGGGTACCTGATGTGGAGAATATACCTTGACCGCTCCTCCCACCCCCGTTGCTATCGCCCCCCTGTGGCTGCTTGCCTGCCCAATAAAGTAGGTAGCTCATTGGAGGGCTTGTGGAATTCGGCCTGGGCCAAGTGATTCTGGGGTTCAGACAGTGATGATTACGAATATTCCCGCAGGGCCTGCTGGACAGGGATCAGGAGTTCACGTTTGGGCAGCTAAGAGCTCGCCTGAGGTCTCCGCTGAAAGCGGAATGGCTGGAgtgaaaacaagaaaatgtaGTTTCAGGACTCCTCGCACCTGGCGCTGCGTTGATTTAAGACCAGGATAACCCCGCAGGCCAGAAGAGGTACCCGAAGGGTCTTGGGGCCTGTTGTGTGACTCCTCGAGATCGCCGGGCTGGACTCAGAAAGGTGTGCCAGACGGCGCTGGCTCCGCGACTTCTGCCTGGCTGTGAACACTGCAGCTCTTTCCCGACGCCCGCCTCCTCTTCCGGCCCCGCTCCCGGCTCCACCGCGCACGCGCGGAGGAGGCCAGGGCGGGTGGGGGGTGTGGTGGTGCGCCGTTAGGGGTGGGGGACAGCAAGAGGCGGGCCGGCGCCCCTGGCCGCCACACGAGGAGGGGCGTGCGTGCGCGCACGtgagtgcgtgtgtgcgtgcgtgcgtgggCGCGGTCCACAGCACGCTTTGCGCGAGGCGGATGTCCGGGCCGGCTGGGCTGGGGCCACGGACGAGATGGCGGAAGGCGGAGGGTACCGTGAGCGACCGGATGCGGAGACCCAGAAATCCGAGCTCGGGGCCTTGATGAGGACCACGCTCCAGCGAGGGGCGCAGTGGTGAGCGCCGGGCCCGCCTTTCTGCCCCACTGGGCCAGGGGCCGGCGCTCGGGTGTTCAGGCCCGGCCCCTCTTGCCCGGCTTGGCTAGAGGCTGGGCAGGGGAGATGTTGGTAACTCTGAGAGTGGCTGGACTCCCCGCCCCTTAGGGAAGAGAGCACTGGATGAAAGCGTGGGTGGAGCTGAGGGTCGTCCGGTCTTCTTGGAGCCCCAGGGGGCGTATCCAGCGGAGGCTGGGGCTACGGGATGGAAAGAAGGGGAGTACTCCCGGGCACCTTGCGGTTGAGGAGAGTCCTTTGCCTTTGAGGATTCACTTTGTGATTTTGGGCGAAGGCGTCCACACCTCACAGACCCTGGCTTCTTATTTTTAAGATCAAGATAACGATATTTGGTGCCCTCCCCCTCAGGTGCTTGAGGTGTAGATAAGAAGTAGATACTCTGTAACTTGTAAGCTGCTGGACAGACGTCAAGGTCAGGGCTGAACAATTGTCTGAGAGTCCCAGGTTATTTTGGtagcaaatgttaaaaataatgacAGCAGCGTTTCAGAGTGAAAGAGGCGGGTTAGCCTAGAGCCTAGTCAAGCAAGTCTGAGTTTTAGTAagtttttcttaataaattatCTAGTACCAGGGACAGTACTTCCGCTAGTGAAGAGATTCCTGGCTGGTATTATTGTGTGGAAACAGAAACTGGGGCTTGGCGTTGCACTGAATGTGGTTGAGCAACCCTTTTTTAAGAAacgatggtggtggtgataatgGCTGTATTACAGTGACAGAGAAATCGAACAGGGAAGAGAAACTAGGAATTGAGTCGTTACAGTGTCCTTGAGCTGGCCAAGCTGTGATAGGCAGAGCAGGCAGAAGTACTTGATATACCGAATCGTGGTGACACGTGAAGAATAGTCAGCAGAAGCAGAGAGGTTTCAGATAGACTAAAATCACACAGTAAAAGTGTTCGGAGAGAAAAGAGCATTTTAGAATGTGGATATATTTATGGATCCTTGTGGCCTCTGGGAAGCTGGCTGGTCTCCTCTGAAGTGTGTTGGTTATAATATTTGAAGGACTCAACAATGTAACTGTTACGCTTTGTTCCCCTACAGAGGTTTCCCCCTCCTTCTGTCTTAATTGTATTAATAAAACAGCATgatgatacttttaaaatataaccagGTCAACATAATGCTTTTTGATAAGATAAACACACCATGATattgtatgcatatatgtgtgtatatatctatataagtctgtatgtatatatgtgcacatgtgtatatatacattatatacacacacacacacacacacgttt is part of the Bubalus kerabau isolate K-KA32 ecotype Philippines breed swamp buffalo chromosome 20, PCC_UOA_SB_1v2, whole genome shotgun sequence genome and harbors:
- the GPX1 gene encoding glutathione peroxidase 1; this encodes MCAAQRSAAALAAAAPRTVYGFSARPLAGGEPFHLSSLRGKVLLIENVASLUGTTVRDYTQMNDLQRRLGPRGLVVLGFPCNQFGHQENAKNEEILNCLKYVRPGGGFEPNFMLFEKCEVNGEKAHPLFAFLREVLPTPSDDATALMTDPKFITWSPVCRNDVSWNFEKFLVGPDGVPVRRYSRRFLTIDIEPDIETLLSQGASA